A single Bos mutus isolate GX-2022 chromosome 25, NWIPB_WYAK_1.1, whole genome shotgun sequence DNA region contains:
- the EEF2KMT gene encoding protein-lysine N-methyltransferase EEF2KMT isoform X2 translates to MKYSRSFLSELIRKHEAVHTEPLDELYQALAEVLTAEDPTHCHRSYLLPSGDSVTLCESTAIVSHGTTGLVTWNAALYLAEWAVENPAVFAHRMVLELGSGAGLTGLAICKTCRPRAYVFSDCHSHVLEQLRGNVLLNGFLLEPSIDAWAQHPGPHTPEAERPWVTVARLDWDTVTAPQLAAFQPDIVLAAEQKRESQSSPRAHLHLSSDGMEVAAAASPFQDHGQRPDPNSSVCPGPGRGSRKGFWGPPICASLRPRALPVCLCPSPRNEPRKQGPPTSGA, encoded by the exons ATGAAGTATTCCCGGAGCTTTCTCTCCGAGCTCATCAGAAAG cacGAGGCTGTCCACACGGAGCCGTTGGACGAGCTGTACCAGGCACTGGCCGAGGTCCTGACGGCCGAGGACCCCACCCACTGCCACCGGAGCTATCTGCTG CCTTCAGGTGACTCGGTCACCCTCTGCGAGAGCACGGCCATCGTGTCTCATGGGACCACAGGCCTGGTCACGTGGAACGCCGCGCTCTACCTGGCCGAGTGGGCCGTGGAGAACCCAGCGGTCTTCGCTCACAG AATGGTCTTAGAGCTTGGCAGCGGAGCCGGCCTCACAGGCCTGGCCATTTGTAAGACATGCCGGCCCAGAGCGTACGTCTTCAGCGACTGTCACAGCCACGTCCTGGAGCAGCTGCGAGGGAACGTCCTTCTCAACGGCTTCTTGTTGGAGCCAAGCATCGACGCCTGGGCGCAGCACCCGGGACCGCATACCCCCGAGGCAGAGCGCCCCTGGGTGACGGTGGCCCGGCTGGACTGGGACACAGTGACGGCGCCGCAGCTCGCGGCCTTCCAGCCGGACATCGTCCTTGCCGCAG aacaaaaaagagaaagccaGAGTAGCCCCAGGGCCCACCTACACCTGTCTTCAGATGGGATGGAAGTGGCCGCGGCAGCCTCGCCTTTCCAGGACCACGGACAACGACCTGATCCCAACTCCTCTGTGTGCCCTGGGCCGGGCCGCGGGTCACGGAAGGGGTTCTGGGGGCCCCCCATCTGTGCGTCTCTGAGGCCTAGGGCTCTGCCTGTATGCCTCTGTCCTAGTCCACGAAATGAGCCCCGCAAGCAGGGCCCACCCACTTCTGGTGCATGA
- the ALG1 gene encoding chitobiosyldiphosphodolichol beta-mannosyltransferase, with translation MAASIVALLALSLFLPPLLLVAWKHWRWGRAARHVIVVVLGDVGRSPRMQYHALSLAKSGFSVTLLGFCNSKPHDELLQSDKIQIVGLTDLQRLAVGPHVLQYGVKVVFQAVHLLWKLMCTEPAAYIFLQNPPGLPAIVVCWFAGCLRGSKLVVDWHNYGYSIMGLVHGPSHPLVLLAKWYEKLCGRLSHLNLCVTNAMRDDLAENWGIKAVTVYDKPASFFKETPLDLQHQLFVKLSHTYPVFRARSESSDPGTERSAFTERDALSGAVTHLCGRPALLVSSTSWTEDEDFSILLAALEKFEHLIDSGESLPSLVCVITGKGPLKDYYSRLICQKGFRHIQVCTPWLEAEDYPLLLGSADLGVCLHRSSSGLDLPMKVVDMFGCCLPVCAVKFQCLHELVKHEENGLVFEDSEELAVQLQSLFSKFPDPAGKLYQFRESLRESEQLRWDESWERTVLPLISDT, from the exons ATGGCGGCCTCTATCGTGGCCCTGCTGGCGCTGTCCCTCTtcctgccgccgctgctgctggtGGCGTGGAAGCACTGGCGGTGGGGGCGCGCGGCCCGCCACGTTATTGTCGTGGTGCTGGGCGACGTGGGCCGCAGCCCCCGCATGCAGTACCACGCGTTGTCACTGGCCAAGAGCGGCTTCTCCGTGACCCTCCTGGGGTTCTGCA ACTCCAAACCCCACGATGAGCTCTTGCAGAGCGACAAAATTCAGATTGTGGGTCTGACAGACCTTCAGAGACTTGCAG TTGGGCCCCATGTCCTCCAGTACGGGGTCAAAGTTGTATTCCAGGCAGTACACTTGCTGTGGAAGTTGATGTGCACGGAGCCAGCAGCCTACATCTTTCTCCAG AACCCTCCAGGCCTGCCCGCCATTGTGGTCTGCTGGTTCGCGGGCTGCCTCCGTGGGAGCAAGCTTGTCGTCGACTGGCACAACTACGGCTACTCCATTATGGGTCTGGTGCATGGCCCCAGCCACCCCCTTGTTCTGCTGGCCAAGTG GTATGAGAAGCTCTGTGGACGCCTGTCCCACCTGAACCTGTGTGTGACCAACGCGATGCGGGACGACCTGGCTGAGAACTGGGGCATCAA AGCTGTGACTGTGTACGACAAGCCAGCATCATTCTTTAAAGAGACGCCCTTGGACCTGCAACATCAGCTCTTTGTGAAGCTGAGCCACACCTACCCTGTGTTCAGGGCCCG CTCAGAATCCTCAGACCCGGGCACGGAGAGGTCAGCCTTCACGGAGCGGGATGCCTTGAGTGGAGCGGTGACCCATCTTTGCGGGCGACCGGCCCTGTTGGTCAGCAGCACGAGCTGGACAG AGGACGAAGACTTCTCCATCTTGCTGGCAGCATTAGAAA AATTTGAACACTTGATCGACAGTGGAGAAAGCCTCCCTTCTCTGGTCTGTGTCATAACAG GCAAAGGACCTCTGAAGGACTATTACAGCCGCCTCATCTGTCAGAAGGGCTTCCGGCACATCCAGGTCTGCACCCCGTGGCTGGAGGCTGAGGACTATCCCTTGCTTCTGG GGTCTGCAGACCTGGGCGTCTGCCTGCACCGGTCCTCCAGCGGCCTGGACCTGCCCATGAAGGTGGTGGACATGTTCGGATGCTGCCTGCCAGTGTGTGCCGTGAAATTTCAGTG CTTACACGAGCTTGTGAAACACGAGGAGAACGGGCTGGTCTTCGAGGACTCGGAGGAGCTGGCAGTTCAGCTACAG AGTCTTTTCTCAAAGTTTCCTGATCCTGCTGGCAAACTGTACCAGTTCCGCGAGAGCCTCCGGGAGTCAGAGCAGCTCCGCTGGGATGAGAGCTGGGAGCGGACGGTGCTCCCTTTGATCTCGGACACGTGA
- the EEF2KMT gene encoding protein-lysine N-methyltransferase EEF2KMT isoform X1 encodes MAQEESGCRAPAAGFRAPLLGGARPALLSLAGGRQGARKSLEEKLRDSSGSELLLDILQKTVKHPLCVKHPPSMKYSRSFLSELIRKHEAVHTEPLDELYQALAEVLTAEDPTHCHRSYLLPSGDSVTLCESTAIVSHGTTGLVTWNAALYLAEWAVENPAVFAHRMVLELGSGAGLTGLAICKTCRPRAYVFSDCHSHVLEQLRGNVLLNGFLLEPSIDAWAQHPGPHTPEAERPWVTVARLDWDTVTAPQLAAFQPDIVLAADVLYCPETVLSLVGVLRKLSTCRKDQRAPDAYVAFTIRNPETCQLFTTELGQAGIPWEEVPRHDQKLFPYEEHSEMAILKLTL; translated from the exons ATGGCGCAGGAGGAGAGCGGATGCCGCGCGCCTGCTGCGGGGTTTCGAGCGCCGCTTCTTGGCGGCGCGCGCCCTGCGCTCCTTTCCCTGGCAGGTGGGCGGCAAGGGGCGCGGAAG AGCCTAGAAGAGAAACTAAGGGACTCGTCAGGCTCTGAGCTGTTGCTGGATATTTTGCAGAAG ACCGTGAAGCACCCTCTGTGCGTGAAGCACCCACCATCAATGAAGTATTCCCGGAGCTTTCTCTCCGAGCTCATCAGAAAG cacGAGGCTGTCCACACGGAGCCGTTGGACGAGCTGTACCAGGCACTGGCCGAGGTCCTGACGGCCGAGGACCCCACCCACTGCCACCGGAGCTATCTGCTG CCTTCAGGTGACTCGGTCACCCTCTGCGAGAGCACGGCCATCGTGTCTCATGGGACCACAGGCCTGGTCACGTGGAACGCCGCGCTCTACCTGGCCGAGTGGGCCGTGGAGAACCCAGCGGTCTTCGCTCACAG AATGGTCTTAGAGCTTGGCAGCGGAGCCGGCCTCACAGGCCTGGCCATTTGTAAGACATGCCGGCCCAGAGCGTACGTCTTCAGCGACTGTCACAGCCACGTCCTGGAGCAGCTGCGAGGGAACGTCCTTCTCAACGGCTTCTTGTTGGAGCCAAGCATCGACGCCTGGGCGCAGCACCCGGGACCGCATACCCCCGAGGCAGAGCGCCCCTGGGTGACGGTGGCCCGGCTGGACTGGGACACAGTGACGGCGCCGCAGCTCGCGGCCTTCCAGCCGGACATCGTCCTTGCCGCAG ACGTGCTGTATTGTCCTGAAACGGTCCTCTCCCTGGTTGGGGTCCTGCGGAAACTCTCCACCTGCCGGAAGGACCAGCGGGCTCCTGATGCCTACGTTGCCTTCACCATCCGCAACCCGGAGACGTGCCAGCTGTTCACCACGGAGCTGG GCCAGGCTGGGATCCCGTGGGAAGAGGTGCCTCGTCATGACCAGAAACTGTTTCCCTATGAAGAGCACTCGGAGATGGCGATTCTGAAACTAACGCTGTAG
- the C25H16orf89 gene encoding UPF0764 protein C16orf89 homolog, with protein sequence MSSPGLRLLLLLLAAPPLQPSWLPLPDTPEGKATITGFILSALNRATSFLKKRLPEINLDGVVGFRMLEVQLRGVQEKWALDSQLQPLSLRVGKLVEKLAPLLHDSIFYLNLSDPEYLRQFQLTIEPGFWKLPHAWTRTESSMVYPTFEQEDSFSEELSDLCLVQLLGTGTNSSQPCRLSNFCRSLMTRPGCSGYCLSHQLLFFLSARMRGCTKGLFRQSQRYMNVFCANMMDLNRRADAIGYAYPTRDIFMENIVFCGMSGFSDFYKLRWLQAILSWQKPQEGCFGEPAAEDEELPKAIQYQQHFLRRVKRREKQFADGCSSHNTAMAVAALGGFLYILAEYPPAEGKLRPPTMTPPNGH encoded by the exons ATGTCCAGCCCAGGGCTCCGGCTCCTGCTCTTGCTGCTGGCGGCCCCACCACTGCAGCCCTCCTGGCTGCCACTGCCAGACACCCCGGAGGGCAAGGCCACCATCACGGGCTTCATCCTCTCTGCGCTGAACAGAGCCACGTCCTTCCTGAAGAAGAGGCTGCCTGAAATCAACCTGGATGGCGTGGTGGGGTTCCGGATGCTGGAAG TGCAGCTCAGAGGCGTTCAGGAGAAGTGGGCTCTGGACTCCCAGCTGCAGCCGCTCAGCCTGCGTGTGGGCAAGCTGGTGGAGAAGTTGGCTCCTCTCCTCCACGATTCCATCTTCTACCTCAACCTGAGTGACCCCGAGTACCTGAGAC AGTTCCAGCTGACCATCGAACCTGGGTTTTGGAAGCTTCCACATGCCTGGACCCGCACCGAGTCCTCCATGGTCTACCCCACTTTTGAGCAGGAGGACTCCTTCTCAGAGGAGCTCAGTGACTTGTGCCTGGTGCAGCTGCTGGGAACCGG GACAAACAGCAGCCAGCCCTGCCGGCTCTCCAATTTCTGCAGGAGTCTCATGACCAGGCCCGGCTGCTCTGGCTACTGCCTGTCCCACCAGCTACTCTTCTTCCTCTCAGCCAGAATG AGGGGGTGCACCAAAGGGCTGTTCCGCCAGAGCCAGCGCTACATGAACGTCTTCTGCGCCAACATGATGGACCTGAACCGGAGAGCCGATGCCATCGGATATGCCTACCCGACCCGGGATATCTTCATGGAAAACA TCGTGTTCTGTGGGATGAGTGGCTTCTCCGACTTCTACAAGCTCCGGTGGCTGCAGGCCATTCTCAGCTGGCAGAAGCCGCAGGAAGGATGCTTTGGGGAGCCAG CTGCTGAAGATGAAGAATTACCTAAAGCCATTCAGTACCAACAGCATTTTTTGAGAAGAGTGAAGAGGCGAGAGAAACAGTTTGCAG ACGGCTGCTCCTCCCACAACACAGCCATGGCTGTTGCAGCCCTGGGTGGCTTCCTCTACATCCTGGCGGAATACCCCCCAGCAGAGGGAAAGCTGCGGCCACCCACAATGACACCACCCAACGGCCACTGA